From the genome of Oryza glaberrima chromosome 1, OglaRS2, whole genome shotgun sequence:
gctcttagattTTCGATGCGGTGGCCTGTGGGTAGGCCCTTTTATTTCGGACAAACTGGAGGGGGTTCGGCGACGTGTGCAGCAACGTGTAGAGTGAAGCGGGAGCGGACTGATTCTGGCATCATGTCGTCGTGACTAACTGGATTGCCTAATGATCGTATCGGTTGTCCTAATAAgttaaagaaaaattaaaagtttgattttaAGATTGGTTTTAAGATTTTTTaacctatttttttttagcgttggcttttaaatcattatataacacataaaatttttatctatgaatcattttttatctaataagtcgttttgatttatTAGAGAATATAGACAACCGATGAAACTCTTATACTGTGCATTAGGGAGGAAGTACAACGAAAGCGAGAGCTAAAGCGAGAGCTGCATTGTCACTTGACGCATCCTTCCGTCAGCACCGCGGTCGATTTGCAACTATATACTATATTAACTTATATATATCCCCTCCAGCTTTTAAGTATAGTGTCAAGTcgactatttttaattttaactattaatagcaaaaaaaaatcaatcatgtaaaattggtgttactagatttatcattaatcaaaattataatatgtaactatttttatttaaaacatttatatttttaataatattgatcaaagtagcatctcaaaGATTGTGTCGgagtctaaaaatatttatatttttggagggagggagtaacCGATTTGCAAACATGCCGGATAAGAGTACTTAAGTTAAGGGTCCCTTAATATCGTTGAATTTTCTAGCACCAGTTGCCCTTTCGCGTCTTGGCAGCAGGCGTACCAATCATCCAGAGCAAGCAACATGTGATGAAGGTTTTTGGCCGATCCAGATCTTGGATTATTTTCGTTCGCGATCGCCATCAGCCCATCAGTGTGATCACACACTTCCACACGAAGCCGCCATATACCCTCGCAATATATTGCGTGCACTGCAGCGTACACATCTCGTAGTCCTCACTCCTCAGTCCACACTCCACATACCACACTCTGTCACCTATTCCAACTTACAATAAAGACAATGGTTATGTTTGAATCCAAGGGTTAGAGTTAATTTGAGCTAGTTGGGGCTCAAATAGCCCTAAAGGATCCAAACATGAGGAGTTAGATTGGGGCTAGTTACATCTAACCCAACAAAAAAACTAGCCCCTCCGAGAGGTGCTTATTGGAGCTAGTTTGAGTGGGGCCCACCGTAGAAGccacttttctctctctctgcccgCACCGGATCCCCATCTCTTCCCGATCCCACACGGGATCCTCTCgctggacgccgccgcctcacagatccgcgccgccgccaccacagatccgcgccgccgtccccgatCCGTGCCTCCGCCGTCGATCCTCGTGGTGCGGCCTCCCCCACTACCCGCGCCGCGCCCTCCCTccaaccgcgccgccgcctccaccgttcCGCGCTGCCGGCCAacctcagcgccgccgccagccccgAGCCGCGCTGCCTCCGAccatccgcgtcgccgcctccaccgatctgcgccgccggccacgcatGGACGAAGACGGCTTCGACGACCTCAGCGCGTGGGCTTCGCAGCCGTCGGCGAGCGGCCCTGCCACCGCTTCCTCTGCCGGCGCCGGCTTCGACCTCAACTCacaggcgccggcggcggaggggttgAAATATAATTTGTTTGTGTCATTtgtgagagggaggaggccacaCATGAGTCTGCCACACCAAATCCGGTTGGAAAGGAGCCAAATGATTGGAAAAGCATATTTATTGTCAATCTAACCCTTCCATCCAAACATCTCTAGGGCTAGAGTTAGTTCAGAGTTAGTTGAGAGCTAAAACTAACTTTAACCCTTGATCAAAACAGGGCCAATGGCAAATCCTCAACGTGGCCCTGCAAGCACAAGAAACCTCTCCGGAGTCCGGAGGTTGAGACGCTCTCTGTCTCCGTGTtctcctagaaaaaaaaaagcagtgtGTTTGTCCCTTTCATTCATAGAGGTAGGAGTAGGAacatgatcatttttttttcaaaaaaaataatatccaaatgGTCAGGTGATGTGATTTTACATCAAACATGGTtatgttctttctttttcttttttagaaacatcaaacatggttatctagtactccctccgattcACACTATAAGATGCTCGTCTAAATTCGCTGATATGCATATAAATTCAAActcatacatatatttatacatgaatatattaaaaaccCCAGACGTTTTATAACGTGAAACAGAGAAATTATTTATGTTCACTGTTTCTGAGAGAGATGAACATGCATAATTGCGTATGTCTGGGTATGCATGCATCCTTGGGGCGCTCACATAGGATTTGGTGTCTCGTAATTTTCGAACATGTGTACTAGATGCATGTGCATCAGTACATGAGTGAGTGTGCCTGCTTGGTACCGTGAATATGGTATTTGTTGAGTATGTCCCCCTAAAAAACAGTACTAGTATAAACAAGATTATATTTTACATTACAGGAATCGGCGGGGAGTTAGCGTCCCTATCCAGTTACGAAGTTAGCTGCTATTAGCAGCAAGAAACAGTATGGGGGTCCATGGGGACAATGGTGGATAGGGTTGGAGTTTGTTTTCGCGTCGTGTTATGTCCCACCGTTTTATTCTTCTACAATGATGGAAGCGACTGCATTAGTAGATGTTTAATATTTAATCCCTTCTGGAAAACCCCCTGCTGTTATCTTTCCAAACATGTatgcccccccccctcccctttttttttaacgactcgcacgatACGGTGTGAAATTCTATGGAtagagcaagaaaaaaaattacaagattacaaacCTGaaaggtcgtaaccaggaaaagaaaaaaggtatACCACTACCTATACACTGACAGTGCCAACTCACAGatccaggagaaggctagcaccggaccggccgctgCTAAGCGTGAACGAccgccgctaggccaacaaCGGAACACAGCCGAGATCGCCCAAAACCTAACCCATTACAACCAACACAAAGCCCCACTCTATCCAAGTCTTCAGGAGttagggagagagggtgagagagaagaatggaactCCTCTCCCCCTAAGGCCCTCCGACGTGGCCAACTTATAGAAACTAGGACGTCACTACAAGAGCATGAAATTTAGAGCAAGCTTGCACCAATTGGTTGGGGGTTTCGGCAAGGAGGTGCCTAAACGACGTCGCCAAGGAGAGAAGTGACGAaaaacaccgccgccgccgtccgtcaaggtctcaaagagagccgagactgggctttcgccagGCAACCACACTTGAGGGATGAGACAACACAACAACGCTCccaggaggggaatgacgctcGAACATCATCGTTGCCAGCCCGGTCAAGACCGGGCTGGGTTTTCACATGCCATCCATCACCTGCCGATCTACCACAGGTGTACCATTGCTCCATCGTCATCTTAGCCTCCGTTGGCACGTGGGCACCATTGCACCGGTGCCCCCCGCCGGCCAATCTCCACGTGCTACCACCTCAccggctccacctccaccagccTCACCTCCCGCTGCGGAGGCCCTCGCGCATTGGCCGTCCTCGGCGTGCCATGGCCGCACCTCCTCACTCCGTGGCCACCGGCCACTCCTCCTCGCGCTGCACCGCTACCGGCCACGCCTCCTTTGCCTAGCCGGCGCCGGCCGAGTCTCCTTCACCGTGTTGGCCGCCAGCCCCACCGGCCAGCACATTCACCGCGCCTGCTGCCGGCCAGGCGCCTGCTCCttcgtgcgccgccgtcgctcctgCCGCCGCCTACCGCAATCTCCCACGCCTCCCCGCTGATGCCACCACCCGCAGCTTACCGCCGCAGTCAACGTCGTGGCCCAGATCTGACGGCCGCGACGCCAGACAGCCGCCGCAGCCACGGTTGCCGCCAGCGCCACTGGTCCTCTGTCGCCATCGCCACGGCCGGATCCGACGCGGGGGGTGCCAGATCCAGGTGCCCCACTAGCGTCGCTCCACCACTAAccccaccaccatcgccaccccTGCCACCGTGAAGGAACCCGTCGTTGTCGCCCACCGTGTACGCAGCGTCCTCCACCTTCGCAGCTTCCTCTGGATCCGGCAGCGGCCGTCGCGAATCtggccttgccgccgccgtcccccacGCATTCACACCCCGCCGCCAACCTTCgtccttccccgcctccacctttggatgccgccgccgacgtccgcgCGCCGGCACCCCGCCTCGACGCTGTCGTCTTTTCAGCCAGCTTCCACCATGGACTTGCCCGCGCTGGAACTATGGTGGTCGCAGCCGCAAGCCCTGCTGCCGCCGTCCTTGCAAGCCGTCGGCTGTGCCAGCCACTCGCTCATGCGGCGGTGAGGCAAGGGAtgggttgggggaggggggcggcagcggcggcggctagggtttccaCCCGGGTCACCTGTGCGGGAGGCTACGCGGGCGAGCGAATGGCTGTATAGGCCCTCCTTGTCATTATCCTCTAAAATTTCCAATCTcttttaaatagataaatagTACGAGAGCTTTCAACGAATTTTCGGTCGACATTTCTTTGTTCCAAACAACCTATTGAAAACATATTACACGAACCGAGTCTAAAATGGCTAATACTTGATGATGCCGATAAATCCGCAACAGAAATGCTAAACAGCGGGATCCCGTCGGGATGGGATAGGATCCACTTTTGTCCACCGTGTCGTCCACCCTGCAGCGCGAGACGAAGGGATTGGATTGGAGAGAGaatggcggcgtcgtcgtccctcGCGTCCTCCCACCTCACCGAACTCTGCCGCGCAGGCGGCGCGTCGCCGTTGCCTCTGCCCTGGTGCATCCGCAGCAGCTCTGCCTCGAGTGCTCTCGCCGCGCGCATAGCGTGTCCTCACCATGGCCGGATCAGGCAAGGTTGCCATCCTCCTTCCTGTTTAAACCAGCAATGCAAGCAAGCGATGCCGTCCTGGAAGCAGCGTCGGAAGCCGGGCTTCTTGGACATAGCGATGGCGGTGAAGCCGTCAACGATGTGCTTGTACAAGCGGACCAGTTGCGGCTTGTCGCCGGTAGTGCTATTGCCGGGGAGGAAAGGCATGTACTAGCTCCACTACGCGCCGTCATCGTCCatgccggtggtggcggcgtccgGCCACGGCCTCAGGAGGACGATGTACTCCTTGTACTCCAAGGGATCCTTCCTCCTGCTGCTGGGGCGCCGATgcattggtggtggtggagcgccGCCGGGGGAAGGAATGGGCATGCGGTGCAGTGGAGACGACGAGGATCatctgatacctcgcaagtatcaccttatacgtggtagaatcgcatgataccttaTAATAATCACCCTATACCGGTTAGGTATTAGGACCTGATACCTCGCAATTATCTCTTCTACGTGGTAAGAATCGTATTATACCTGATAGGTACTAtatgatacctcgcaagtatcacatgatacctgataagtatcacCCAATACCTCATCCCATTTTGGAATGGGATTTCGGTATATAGCAGCCCTCAATCCGCAAATGCGGCAAGTCGGTCGATTATCATTTATCAAGAGGGCAAGAACGTTTTGTTGATCAACGCTGAAAGCCTGTAATCATGAACGGGTTCTACTACATGAGAAAATGGAACAAAAAACGATCTATGAGTTTACAAGTCAGAAAGTCAGACGCCCATTTGCAGAAGGCCCATTTTAAGTATATGGAGGCTGATAACGCGATCCATTTTGAGCCCCATTCTGTATTGGGCCCGGAGCAGCGCAACGCTAGAAGATTTTCTTCATCCTATGCCATCGATTGGCCAATTACGGATAATACACCAAAGAGTGTATTAgcgaaaaaataatttataattaaaactTTTACAAATAACTTAAACATCAATGCTGAAAAatgaaatataataaaatatctcaaaatcaactagtaagttttaaaatttaaattttaacattGGCATATACGTTATAGGCAAAAGATGTGATCCTTATGCTCTGTTTCTGTAGTTCAAACTCATCATGTTCTCGGCCATAATATGCAACATATGACAGTTCGGCCCACAATTCAGAGATCACTATTCTCTTCAGAAAATGACCAGCTATAATCACTTTAAACAGTAAACAATGAGATGCGCCAACACCAAAACAATGTGGACATCAGATGCatgtttgcttttctttttcttattaaagGAAGTACACTCTTCAATTCATGTGAATCCATTTCTCCCTTGCAGATTTGATCACCTAGTTTGCTGCTGCAcaattagggatgaaaacggttggAAAATATCTCGATTATTTCCATagccatgttttttttccccaaaaactgaataaaaaatggtaaaagcggaaacaaaaacaattaaaaaaccATAAATGAACTATACGAACGGAAACATATCAGTATCAATAGGAAGCCATAACAAATATTGGAAATATTGAACTATAAAATCACACATTTAACTTTGCATAACTATATAATATGTTAAAATAATTTCAAGGTTATGCTatgtaaattataaattatCTTCTTTTAATCTTGTACTCGAGTTAAGGATTTGGTTGTGAAGTTGATGGACCTCTAAACTATGTCAAATAAGAAAATAGATCATAAATGCATATTTAGAAATACGATAATTATCATAATATGAAAAATGGTAATTACCATAAGAATAAAAGTCGGATATGGTTAGTTTGAAGCAAAATCATTtccaatttcatttttttctcatttatatttttgttttcgtTTGTACCCACCCATGTACACAATAATATCACAAGCCCACAATCCCCCGGGCCCTGGTTTGCAGATTTGTTTCGATCTTACAAAGCGGCCGACCCAATCACCCAACACGAACAGTGGTCCCTCCCTCACGCGAGCTTGCCTTGGATCTCACGTCCAAAGATTCCAGCTCCCTGCGCCGCTTTATTCCCAGGTTTCGCGCAAGACAGCGTAAACAATCATTGCCCGATCTGCCGTACAGGCCGCGCGCAGTGCACGCTTCGCGGACCAAACGTTTCCGTGGTGGCTGTGCACcagtgcgcgcgcgcgcatgcgtGCATCGATccacacacacagacacactCCCCACGTGTCGCGCCTAGCCGCGAGCCCGCGACCCGTGCGCATGCACACGGCCGGAATGGTAACGCAGGCAGAACACGCCGCGCGTACGCGAGAGCGCAGCAGCCGCGACGAGCAACAGAGACGTGTACCGATCCGTCACGacgtgcgcgcgcgcgagcgagaggatgagcgcggcggaggagagaggagatcgGCAGGAGCGGGACGATGGGgaaggtggagaggaggagcggcgggagcgAGGCGGGGTGCGCGGGCTGGTGGACAGGGCCAAGGGGTTCGTGGCGGAGAAGATCGCGAAAATCCCCAAGCCCGACGCGACGCTGGACCGCGTCTCCTTCAAGGGCGTCAGCCGCGAGTGCATCACGCTCCACAGCCACCTCGACGTCAACAACCCCTACTCGCACCGCATCCCCATCTGCGAGCTCACCTACACCTTCAAGAGCGGCGACAAGTGCGTGCATTATTTGCATAATTGTTAGCCGGCGCATCCAGTTAGTTCGTGTTCAAATTATCCGAAGCAAATTAAAAAAGAGTCAGCTGGCTGGTTCTCGCGCGATTTGCGTCAATTTTTGCAGGGTGATAGCGTCCGGCACGATGCCTGACCCAGGGTGGATCGCGGCGAGCGGGACGACAAATCTGGAGCTGCCGGTGAAGGTGCCGTACGACTTCATCGTGTCGCTGATCAAGGACGTGAGCGGGGACTGGGACATCGACTACGTGCTGGAGGTCGGGATCACCATCGACCTCCCCGTCGTCGGCAGCTTCACCATCCCGCTCGCCACCGAGGGTGAGGTGAAGCTCCCCACCTTCCGGGACCTCCTCTTCTGAAAACCTTTCTGATTCATCGGGGCATAGCCCAAGTGGTTTGTTAATTTAACTTGCGTGTAATAACGAATGTACGTACGGTGAAAATCTTGTTGCAGCATTGTCAGTTGTTTGCTGTTTGCTCCATTTAATTGGCGTTAGGATTGCTCAGATTATACTAGCTAGTTGGTGCCAATCTTCGATATGTGTACTCCGGCCCTGTATTTTCTTGGCAGGCTCTGGTGATGCTGCCCATCAGCCCATGCAACCGTGTTTCTTATCTGCTCACAAATTGTGGTTGTGACGATTTGTCTAATCTTAGGCATTGGAAGGAACAATAACATCTATAAACCCATTATACCCATTATATTAGTTTGCAAAACATCCCCATAAAAGTTCACAGGAACAATCATTCGATAGATTGCATACCCATCGGACTTCTCATCCATTGGACTTATCGGCTCTGTTCGGTGCAGCTTGCTGCTGCAGTAGTTGCAACTACATCAACAGTACCAATGTGTATAAACAATATAGTCACTGTAACGGTTGCAGCTGCTGAAAAGTTGTAGCGAACAGACCCATCATCCATCGGACTATCTTATAAATTGTTACCAGtttagaaaatgtgtacacagaAAATAAGAGGTGAGTTATGAACTTAGACTAAATAACACAACCTTCGCtcactaagagcaagtttaattgtATACTAGTCAACCactagctccaaattatctacaaccaatttaatagttaattcatgcaatagttacctataaatatatagtatattattaatatctggtcccacctgtcatacacatattatctggtcccacctgtcatacacacattgtgtatTATAGTCCATGTTGCAgttggctacagatttatagcctgctgcttatctctctcttcttttatctcctcaatatgtgtttatagctggcttatagtctgttATTGTATCTGTTCTAAAGGGTTTGTTTGAtagaacatgaaaagaaaaaaatgataagataCGTAAGACGAGAtgaacacatgattaattgagtgttGGTTATTTCAAACTCCAAAAATGAATTAATGCAAATTCAAGTGCAAATGGTTGTATAAAAAATTAATGATGTGCAGTGTAATGACTTATTTAATTCacaaaaattaagtttaaatttgacctacatattaagaaaagaaaagataaatctGAGCATAAATATTACAGTAAATGCGTAATGCTAGActtcttttagaaaataatattgaTATGTGAGTGAAGTTTAGACTCAACATTTTTGTGAAgtggtatatatattttaagtttgttttatgcaaatacaaacACAGTTCGTGACCACGGTTTGGGAAACGCCGGCACAGCTAAAGCAACGCTTCATGGGCTGGCTGATCCTGCACCAAAAGACCCTAATAGAAGAAAACTTGTTAATTAGGCATTGGCCTGTGATTGGATTTTCTCCCTTTGCAGAGAAGCTTTTGAGGATGTAGACCACCTGTACCGTGACTGCGCATACACAAGACAAGTCTGGAATACACTCACTAAAAAGAAGGAATCCTCTCgccaggggcggatctagcATGGGATGGCGGGTCTCGAACCCTCACTATTGGCATGAAAACTATAAGAGTCtcaaaaaaaatcctactaaaattttTACCATATGTAGATGGAAGGGGAAACTGTAACTCTATCTAGTTTATTGAGACTCCATTGCTACCTAGTTTGCTCATACTCTATTGTTATTTCTTTCTAGATCCACCACTGCCCGTGGCTGCACAAGCCCAAAATATCATAGATTGGGTGATTCAAATAACAAACAGCGCCACAAAGGCACAATCCCGGCAGACGACGGGGGCACTACTCACAACCTGGTGGCATATCTAGTTGCAACGAAATAGTAGAATTTTTCAGGGAGAATTCAAGGAAGCTGACAATAAACTTAATCATAGAAGACCTAGAACAAAGAGTACTTGCGTTTACGCTTCCAGTCAGCTACTAGCCTCTTTTACTCTGTGTCTAAGGGGTTGTATAGCTTTAGAGATGTAAAGTTTTagtgtgtcacatcagatattatatagagtatcgcatagggtgttcggacactaataaaaaaaactaattacagaatccatcagtaagccgcagacgaatttattaagcctaattaattcatcattagcaaaactagcatggtggcccgcgtagattgcgcggctagcatctttatattttctcatataaaagcatatatgttttctcattatattattataaaatatattacaatgacaacataattataaattttgcaataacttttcaaaactactaatgtgtaataactactctagtctcctcttctaatattccttattttttaattatgaatttcagttatttctaaattgtatttctatatggactctgctttttctttttctctgattaatgtgagaatttctaagccatgagagcgaacgtggaggctcctttttattctgaattttagttggttttaaattccaatatgaactctatactctacttttaatattccttattttttaattccaaatttctatttttttttcttaattgtatttctatatggactctatactctacttctaatatttcttatttttaattccgaatttcggttatttcctaattgtatttctatatggactctatactctacttctaatattccttatttttgattccaaatttcagttatttcctaattgtatttctatatggactctaatctcctcttccaatattccttattttttaattccgaatttcaattatttctaaattgtatttctatatgggctCTAGTCTCctattctaatattccttattttttaattccgaattccaactatttctaaattgtatttctatatggactctagtctcctcttttaatattccttattttttaattccgaatttcagctatttctaaattgtatttctatatggactctactttttctttttctccgattaatatcatcagagcgaacgtggaggctctttttttctgaattttagttagttttaaattcctatatggactctatactctacttctaatatttcttattttttaatttcaaatttctattttttttcttaattgtatttctatatggactctatactctactgctaatattccttatttttaattcagaaattctattatttcctaattgtatttctacatggactctatactcctcttctaatattccttatttttaattccgaatttatattatttcctaattgtatttctatatggactctatactcctcttataatatttcttattttttaattccgaatttcaactatttctaaagtgtatttctatatggactctagtctcctcttttaatattctttattttttaattccgaatttcagctatttctaaattgtatttctatatggactctgttttttctttttctccgattaatgtgagaatttctaggccatgagagcgaacgtggatgctcctttttctattcctttaattatatttactgtagcaccacattctcaaatcatggagcaattaggcttaaaagattcgtctcgcaaattagtcacaatctgtgcaattagttaattttttagccactttatgtatgtgttcaaacgttcaatgtgaCAAGGTAAAAAATTTTAAGGTGAGAAGTAAACATGGCCTAAAGTTATTAATTTCTGCTTTGTAATGTTTATGTAATATATACTCTCGGACctgtttatttgttttctgtttTACTTCTTCTAATATAGTCGCCAGAGCTCCTGCCAccttaatctttaaaaaaaagtttgctcTATGCaaatagatactccctccgttctaaaatataagaatatagaattggatgggacatttcctagtactacTAATCTGGACTTGTAAATGTCACATCCAatcctaggttcttatattttgagacggagggagtagtactcaCTAGTGGCTCCTACCGAAAAGTGTGCTACCTTTTGATACAAGTCCTCTGAAATTGAGTTCCACAATCGTGGTAACTTCTACGAATTCAGACACTCCGATCGACACGCTGAATTTTGGCATGGCTTGTGGCTGTGATCGGGAGACGGGAATTATCCATATCACCGACTTGATCACCAGCCACCAGGAAAACCCGCTTAGAACTTTGGATATTGATCTCAAATTCTCAATGCCACATGAGAGTATGAGACCATGATGACAAGGGAGGATGGTCTGCCAGCTAGTAGTCGCTTCCTAATCACAATCCGAATAAGTGCACTAACACACAACTTGCAACGCTTAAACATCAATGAAACCCAAATGATTCCGGAAACTTCCTGGCTTCCGGATAACAAAAAACAAACCACCAGAGAGACGACTTGACCCacacgaaagaaaaaaaaagataaagagaaaaaaaaaggcaaagaaaaaaaagagagagaagaaaaatgaaattCCAAGCGTCGGCCCGGCCTCTCCCGC
Proteins encoded in this window:
- the LOC127760078 gene encoding late embryogenesis abundant protein Lea14-A-like, which produces MSAAEERGDRQERDDGEGGEEERRERGGVRGLVDRAKGFVAEKIAKIPKPDATLDRVSFKGVSRECITLHSHLDVNNPYSHRIPICELTYTFKSGDKVIASGTMPDPGWIAASGTTNLELPVKVPYDFIVSLIKDVSGDWDIDYVLEVGITIDLPVVGSFTIPLATEGEVKLPTFRDLLF